In Streptomyces longhuiensis, the following proteins share a genomic window:
- a CDS encoding transglycosylase family protein, with protein sequence MLTGNGRHRRPRQAPALIVAAGVAGSAIAIPLLGATSASAASTATWDKLAECESGGSWSADPGNGYYGGLQFSQETWENYGGLDFAPRADQASRSQQIAVAEKVLDDQGPRAWPVCSVTSGLTADDAAADVDPGAALPTPSASAGDSGGDDAAKGDTAKDDASDEPADSASSGAKGDSREKNHDKSGDTAGNTVDDVKSDKSGQDDSTSTSGTPSSEASGDADAATAPASGRHRGDAAEDDAAGSSRADDSSGRHASRGGESGRKGANTDEGAYTVRAGDNLWDIADTHDVDGGWAALYAENKKTVGTDPDLILPGQSLDLGLESGEK encoded by the coding sequence ATGCTCACCGGGAACGGTCGTCACCGTCGCCCCCGCCAGGCTCCCGCGCTCATCGTCGCCGCGGGAGTGGCCGGCTCCGCCATCGCGATCCCCCTGCTCGGCGCGACCAGCGCGAGCGCCGCGTCGACGGCGACGTGGGACAAGCTCGCCGAGTGCGAGAGCGGCGGCTCCTGGAGCGCCGATCCGGGCAACGGCTATTACGGCGGGCTCCAGTTCTCGCAGGAGACCTGGGAGAACTACGGCGGCCTCGACTTCGCGCCGCGCGCCGACCAGGCCAGCCGCTCGCAGCAGATAGCCGTCGCCGAGAAGGTCCTCGACGACCAGGGCCCGCGGGCATGGCCGGTCTGCTCGGTCACCTCGGGCCTCACGGCGGACGACGCCGCGGCCGACGTCGACCCCGGGGCGGCCCTGCCGACCCCGTCCGCGTCCGCCGGTGACTCCGGCGGCGACGACGCGGCGAAGGGCGACACCGCGAAGGACGACGCGAGCGACGAGCCGGCGGACTCCGCCTCCTCGGGCGCGAAGGGCGACTCCCGAGAGAAGAATCACGACAAGTCGGGTGATACCGCAGGTAACACCGTGGATGACGTCAAGAGTGACAAGTCCGGTCAGGATGACTCGACTTCGACCTCCGGCACGCCGTCGTCGGAGGCCTCCGGCGACGCGGACGCCGCCACCGCGCCCGCTTCCGGCCGCCATCGCGGCGACGCCGCCGAGGACGACGCCGCGGGCTCCTCGCGCGCCGACGACAGCTCGGGCCGCCACGCCTCACGCGGCGGCGAAAGCGGCCGTAAGGGCGCGAATACGGACGAAGGCGCCTATACCGTGCGCGCCGGCGACAACCTCTGGGACATCGCCGACACCCATGACGTGGACGGTGGATGGGCCGCTCTGTACGCCGAGAACAAGAAGACGGTCGGCACCGACCCCGACCTCATCCTTCCTGGTCAGAGTCTGGATCTAGGACTCGAATCGGGCGAAAAGTAG
- a CDS encoding cytochrome P450 family protein produces MTEKPAQRTAPELFTWEFATDPYPAYAWLREQSPVHRTTLPSGVEAWLVTRYADAKQALADQRLSKNPAHHDEPAHAKGKTGIPGERKAELMTHLLNIDPPDHTRLRRLVSKAFTPRRVAEFAPRVQELTDRLIDEFAAKGEADLIHDFAFPLPIYAICDLLGVPREDQDDLRDWAGMMIRHGKGPRGGVARAVKKIRNYLVELIHRKRDEPGDDLISGLIRASDHGEHLTENEAAAMAFILLFAGFETTINLIGNGTYALLTHPEQRERLQRSLAPDAAEPGLLETGIEELLRYDGPVELATWRFATEPLTVGGQDIAVGDPVLVVLAAADRDPARFDEPDTLDLSRRDNQHLGYGHGIHYCLGAPLARLEGQTALATLLTRLPDLRLAGEPTDLRWRGGLIMRGLRTLPVEFTPHQEGSDRAP; encoded by the coding sequence TACGCCTGGCTGCGCGAGCAGTCGCCCGTTCACCGCACGACGCTCCCCAGCGGTGTCGAGGCCTGGCTGGTCACGCGCTACGCGGACGCGAAGCAGGCGCTGGCCGACCAGCGCCTGTCCAAGAACCCGGCACACCACGACGAGCCCGCCCACGCCAAGGGCAAGACCGGCATCCCGGGCGAGCGCAAGGCCGAGCTGATGACGCATCTGCTCAACATCGACCCGCCGGACCACACGCGCCTGCGCCGCCTCGTCTCGAAGGCGTTCACCCCCCGCCGGGTGGCCGAATTCGCCCCCCGTGTGCAGGAGTTGACCGACCGGCTCATCGACGAGTTCGCCGCCAAGGGCGAGGCGGACCTCATCCACGACTTCGCCTTCCCGCTCCCCATCTACGCGATCTGTGACCTGCTGGGCGTCCCGCGCGAGGACCAGGACGACCTGCGGGACTGGGCGGGCATGATGATCCGCCACGGCAAGGGCCCGCGCGGCGGGGTCGCCCGCGCCGTGAAGAAGATCCGGAACTACCTCGTCGAGCTCATCCACCGCAAGCGGGACGAGCCCGGAGACGACCTGATCTCCGGCCTCATCCGTGCCTCCGACCACGGTGAGCACCTCACCGAGAACGAGGCCGCGGCGATGGCCTTCATCCTCCTGTTCGCCGGTTTCGAAACCACCATCAACCTCATCGGCAACGGCACATACGCCCTGCTCACCCACCCCGAGCAGCGCGAGCGGCTCCAGCGGTCGCTGGCCCCCGATGCCGCCGAACCCGGCCTCCTGGAGACCGGAATCGAGGAACTCCTGCGCTACGACGGCCCGGTGGAGCTCGCCACCTGGCGCTTCGCGACCGAGCCGCTGACCGTCGGCGGGCAGGACATCGCCGTCGGCGACCCCGTCCTCGTGGTGCTCGCCGCCGCCGACCGTGACCCGGCGCGCTTCGACGAGCCCGACACCCTCGACCTCTCCCGGCGTGACAATCAGCACCTCGGATACGGGCACGGCATCCACTACTGCCTCGGCGCCCCTCTCGCGCGGCTGGAAGGACAGACCGCCCTCGCCACGCTTCTGACGCGCCTTCCGGACCTGCGACTCGCGGGAGAACCTACCGATTTGCGCTGGCGCGGCGGGCTCATCATGCGGGGATTGCGCACGCTTCCGGTCGAGTTCACGCCGCATCAGGAGGGTTCGGACCGAGCCCCGTAA